The DNA sequence CGACCGTCGTCTCGCAGGATTGGGCTGGAATTTCCGCCAGCGCGGCTTCACGCTCGACCGCACCGACCGCCACATCCGCGAGGTGCTGGCCGGCATCCGCCGCGCCCACGGCCGGCCGCCCGAGGCCAAGGAGGCGCTGCTCGGCGCCGACGTCGCCGCCATGGCGGCGCTGCTCGGCCACGACCTACGGGACCTGCGCGACCGCGCCCTCCTGCTGGTCGGGTTCGCCGGCGGCCTGCGCCGCAGCGAGATCGTCGGCCTCGACCACGGCCGCGACGAGACGCCCGAGGCGTCCGGCTGGATCGAGCCGCTCGACGCCGGCCTGCTGCTCCATGTCAGGGGCAAGACCGGCTGGCGCGAGGTCGAAGTCGGCCGCGGCTCGGCCGACGCGACCTGCCCGGTGGCGGCGCTGGAAACCTGGTTGCTGCTGGGCCGGATCGCCCATGGCCCGGTGTTCCGCCGGGTCTCGCGCGACGGCAAACGGGTGTTGACTGACCGGCTGTCGGACAAGCACGTCGTCCGTCTGGTCCAGCGCTTGGCGCTGGCCGCCGGCGTCCGCGGCGACCTGCCCGAGGGCCGACGGCGCCGGCTGTTCGCCGGCCACTCGCTGCGCGCCGGTCTCGCGACCTCGGCCGAGGCCGAGGAGCGCACCGTCCAGCGCCACCTCGGCCATGCCACCGCCGAGATGACCCGCCGCTACCAGCGCCGGCGCGACCGCTTCCGCATCAACCTGACCCGGGCCGCCGGGCTGTGACCGTCAACGACCAGGCTCCGCGCTCCCCCGGCACGCCCACTGCCCTTGCGGATCACCGGACGACGGCGGACATGGCAGGGATTTGGCGTTCCTCGGCCTCGTCGCTTTCATCGAGATCGCCTTCATCTCCGTCTTGTTCCGCCCCCTCGTGCGCCTTGTGGCCCAGGAGATCAGCGCCTGAGGTCTACAAATAGCTTCTAATTTCCGGAGTGAATAAGCTCGATGCCAAAGAGTGACGAGAAACGCAGGGATGACTTTCCGCAGCCGATCAAAACCCTTCTGGCGAAGCGGGTCAACTTCCGCTGCTCGAACCCGGAATGCCGCCAACCGACCATCGGTCCGGGGATGAAGAAGAGCGCGACGGTAAGCATTGGTGTGGCGGCGCATATCTCGGGTGCCGCTCCGAATGGGCCACGGTTTAATGCCGTACTGACAGCGGACGAGCGAAAATCGGCGGATAACGGCATCTGGCTATGCCGACGCTGTGACAAGATCATCGACTCCGACGAGAATGCCTACTCTGAGGAGCTGCTACAGGACTGGAAACAGACCGCTGAAGCGACAACCCACTTGGAATTAAAGGGCCTGAAGGCCGTAAGGGACAATCAAGCCCTACTGCGAAAGCTGGAAAGCGACATGCCCGCATTGTTCGCCGAGATGCG is a window from the Skermanella sp. TT6 genome containing:
- a CDS encoding tyrosine-type recombinase/integrase codes for the protein MDDELLPEIAADNGLAHLRGLADKARDYARGARADNTRRAYAADWRHYAAWCARRGLDPLPPEPQTIGLYLADLASETPPGARRSRSAATVDRRLAGLGWNFRQRGFTLDRTDRHIREVLAGIRRAHGRPPEAKEALLGADVAAMAALLGHDLRDLRDRALLLVGFAGGLRRSEIVGLDHGRDETPEASGWIEPLDAGLLLHVRGKTGWREVEVGRGSADATCPVAALETWLLLGRIAHGPVFRRVSRDGKRVLTDRLSDKHVVRLVQRLALAAGVRGDLPEGRRRRLFAGHSLRAGLATSAEAEERTVQRHLGHATAEMTRRYQRRRDRFRINLTRAAGL